The Lucilia cuprina isolate Lc7/37 chromosome 5, ASM2204524v1, whole genome shotgun sequence genome includes a window with the following:
- the LOC124420224 gene encoding uncharacterized protein LOC124420224: MASLPPERTFLSRPFTNTGLDFAGPFSIKSFAGRGSKITNGYVLVFVCFATKAIHLEATSELSTQAFLAAFSRFYSRRGTPQVLYSDNGASFVGAANIYNKTQENFLSQVRKNILSQNSFQNIEWRLNPPGAPHMGGLWEAGVKSCKSHLKKISRAQHFTFEEFTTMLTRIEACLNSRPLSPMSDNPNEISALTPGHFLIGAPLLSPPEPDYSSRSLSYANRWKKLNVLHHHFACRWKEEYLKELHKRIKRKYPQRNFTVGDLVAIKKDHLPPNEWRLGRIQKVSPGQDNNVRVAEIITSTGPITRPIVKLVILPPNNNESN, translated from the coding sequence ATGGCTTCTCTGCCACCGGAACGTACGTTTTTATCGCGCCCTTTTACTAATACCGGTCTAGATTTCGCCGGTCCATTTAGTATAAAGTCATTTGCTGGCCGTGGAAGTAAAATAACTAATGGCTATGTACTAGTATTTGTTTGCTTTGCTACAAAGGCAATTCACTTGGAGGCCACTAGTGAACTTTCAACCCAAGCTTTTTTAGCGGCATTTTCCCGTTTTTACTCCCGTAGAGGCACCCCACAAGTTCTATACTCTGATAATGGAGCATCTTTTGTAGGCGCTGCTAACATATACAATAAAACCCAAGAAAACTTCTTATCCCAAGTACGAAAGAACATCCTGTCTCAAAATTCCTTTCAAAACATTGAGTGGCGTTTGAACCCCCCTGGAGCTCCTCATATGGGAGGACTCTGGGAAGCAGGTGTAAAAAGTTGTAAATCTCATCTCAAAAAGATATCTCGTGCACAACATTTTACCTTTGAAGAATTCACAACTATGCTTACAAGAATTGAAGCTTGTCTTAACTCAAGACCATTAAGTCCAATGAGTGACAACCCCAATGAAATAAGCGCTTTGACACCCGGTCATTTTCTTATTGGCGCCCCTCTGCTGTCACCCCCAGAACCAGACTACTCTAGTCGATCACTTAGTTATGCAAATAGATGGAAGAAATTAAATGTACTCCACCATCATTTCGCATGTAGATGGAAAGAAGAGTATTTAAAAGAATTGCATAAACGCATAAAGCGGAAATATCCCCAAAGAAACTTCACTGTTGGTGACCTAGTTGCAATCAAGAAAGATCATCTTCCCCCAAATGAATGGCGACTTGGTCGTATACAAAAGGTTTCCCCAGGTCAAGACAATAACGTCAGAGTGGCGGAAATTATTACCTCAACTGGTCCTATAACAAGGCCAATTGTTAAATTAGTTATCCTTCCCCCTAATAATAACGAATCAAACTAA